Proteins co-encoded in one Dreissena polymorpha isolate Duluth1 chromosome 12, UMN_Dpol_1.0, whole genome shotgun sequence genomic window:
- the LOC127852932 gene encoding tumor necrosis factor alpha-induced protein 3-like — protein MDRQNGEHTECFKQRLEHSCPGRVKILKELISQDVPVNNGEALLYMSAYSKYQIALPSSKLFPRSFHDAMLEALVDRDMLDDLEQERIINWCRTTKKLYPLKTTGDGNCLLHAVSQAMWGMEDSNSWLRRLLYLNIAMDPGRQFNKRWLFNERVDFGASQVEFRLNTEEHNLEWEKVKKGTDDSESSHGLPYETLEAIHLYVAANTLRRAIIVLADTRARNVFNQEIQESHIGGIYLPLGVPPSHCHKSPLVLAYHRNHFAPLVFEKASDSDDLYQGVAIVSKDISMLPCRFLLPGEQNRVEQFLKEYLNVRTVVTNGIEIPVTVLNHTPLPEQVNLVDSYGQDCREIYQRILNPQPPPNVAVHPFQFQYQTNRQGQNVVNIIPAGGLNLPQDFGMANQLGPFMRQQELERCCTHGCVYLADPSLNGLCSKCFKDFTIQYAKQEEIKRKIEAGLLPELERPMYWGVQGPPVRHEPYEDISMVNENCQGGCGFFCSKNTYPFCHECYPKFVGTLNAQGHYQITTNPVAENEAAVGNSPHGLDPEFFSLMPDRCASPHCQFRCSKATAPYCHECYERNRPPVLAPPTAPPLSGPLVPNTGPLVPNIGPFGLKSGPFVSNASRLVQNPGNVHRTASQHGEDMEETQVVSLKDRNMRPFSQVKQLEQSTHAVASTSQMGAVYGDTDKVCKTQNCNKKAEIANNGYCDKCYELNYFPAHGRPIDFCQSKCSGTFCPNMAHTNGQCSNCFLNRPQPGLNIVQPPELKILNSESQSRSNSLPPSLRSLPAEHDEREEHRNSAPTALELQESKLAKYDHRKRICSTPGCQGLRDPGNTHDLCYQCNELANERNTPMWSPLDENQLEVSSPLEENQLEVSCTPVQLTKEQERELNPINLSSKDKVKCLYPACKNMIYPPRKLCSECTEDIEKAKSIKSRNLSRNLALQTSENGDIQRCKTAGCAFYAAPQFGGLCSSCHKGTTSSNRKHMTEVLQQTPKEVPKARPFTESLSRAQRCVQKGCERYGDPKQENRCSQHYLEAKARFPPDFTQEKLQELHKIQKASGAAQLGLSVHAGYQATRPPVHAQTTEGYADEFQNAYARVENSRKINKKCANFTLTGCDNFGNPANEGYCNSCAKNGKLFMRS, from the exons ATGGATAGACAAAATGGTGAACACACAGAATGCTTCAAGCAACGGTTAGAACATAGCTGTCCAGGTCGTGTAAAGATTCTTAAAGAACTGATCTCACAAGATGTTCCAGTGAACAACGGGGAAGCCTTGCTGTATATGAG TGCATACAGCAAGTATCAGATTGCGCTGCCAAGTAGTAAATTGTTCCCCAGAAGCTTCCACGATGCCATGCTTGAGGCGTTAGTAGACCGTGACATGCTCGACGATCTGGAACAGGAGCGGATCATCAACTGGTGTAGAACAACTAAGAAGTTGTATCCGCTGAAAACAACAG GTGATGGCAACTGCTTACTGCATGCAGTATCACAAGCCATGTGGGGAATGGAGGACTCAAACAGCTGGTTGAGACGACTTCTCTACCTAAACATTGCAATGGATCCTGGTCGACAGTTCAACAAAAGATGGCTGTTTAACGAACGCGTAGATTTCGGTGCATCCCAAGTTGAGTTCAGGTTGAACACTGAG gaacacaatttggaATGGGAGAAAGTGAAGAAAGGGACAGATGACTCAGAGTCATCCCACGGCCTCCCCTATGAGACACTAGAGGCCATCCACCTGTATGTTGCCGCAAACACCCTTCGACGAGCTATCATCGTGCTTGCGGACACCAGGGCAAGGAACGTATTCAACCAGGAGATTCAGGAGAGTCACATTGGCGGGATTTATCTCCCTTTGGGAGTTCCACCGTCTCACTGTCATAAAAGCCCACTTGTTTTGGCCTATCATCGGAACCATTTTGCGCCACTCGTGTTTGAGAAGGCGTCAGATTCAGATGACCTTTACCAGGGTGTTGCCATCGTCTCCAAGGACATTAGTATGTTGCCATGTAGATTCTTGTTACCCGGAGAGCAGAATCGAGTCGAGCAGTTCCTGAAAGAGTATTTGAACGTGAGGACTGTCGTTACTAACGGCATAGAAATCCCTGTTACAGTTCTGAACCATACTCCATTGCCGGAACAGGTAAATCTTGTGGATTCTTACGGGCAGGACTGCAGAGAGATCTACCAGCGTATCCTGAATCCTCAACCACCACCAAACGTTGCAGTGCACCCATTTCAATTCCAGTATCAAACTAATCGACAAGGTCAGAATGTGGTAAACATAATTCCAGCGGGAGGTTTGAACCTTCCGCAGGATTTTGGCATGGCCAACCAGTTGGGGCCTTTCATGAGACAACAAGAACTGGAACGATGCTGTACCCATGGCTGCGTATACTTAGCTGACCCTTCTCTGAATGGTCTATGCTCTAAGTGTTTCAAGGATTTCACCATCCAGTATGCTAAACAAGAGGAGATTAAACGGAAGATAGAGGCAGGTCTTTTGCCAGAACTGGAGAGGCCTATGTACTGGGGCGTTCAGGGACCCCCAGTTAGACATGAACCATATGAGGATATTTCAATGGTGAACGAAAACTGCCAAGGTGGCTGTGGTTTCTTTTGCTCCAAAAACACGTACCCTTTCTGCCATGAGTGCTACCCAAAATTTGTAGGAACTTTGAATGCCCAAGGACATTACCAGATAACCACAAATCCTGTTGCTGAAAATGAGGCTGCAGTTGGGAACTCGCCACACGGTCTTGACCCAGAGTTCTTTTCGCTGATGCCAGATAGGTGTGCGTCTCCACATTGTCAGTTCAGATGCTCTAAGGCCACTGCTCCCTATTGTCACGAGTGCTATGAAAGGAACCGCCCACCGGTTTTAGCTCCGCCCACTGCTCCCCCACTCTCCGGACCCTTAGTTCCAAATACTGGCCCTTTGGTACCAAATATTGGCCCCTTCGGTTTGAAATCTGGTCCCTTTGTTTCAAACGCAAGCCGTCTGGTTCAGAACCCAGGCAATGTTCATAGAACTGCAAGTCAACATGGTGAAGATATGGAGGAGACACAAGTGGTGTCTTTGAAAGATAGAAACATGAGGCCGTTCAGTCAGGTTAAGCAATTAGAACAATCCACTCATGCAGTAGCATCTACAAGTCAAATGGGTGCAGTGTATGGTGATACAGACAAAGTTTGTAAGACCCAAAACTGTAATAAAAAAGCTGAGATAGCTAACAATGGATACTGCGACAAATGTTACGAACTGAATTACTTTCCAGCGCATGGAAGACCGATTGATTTCTGTCAATCGAAATGTTCCGGAACGTTTTGCCCCAACATGGCGCACACAAACGGTCAGTGTTCAAACTGCTTCCTTAATAGACCCCAGCCAGGTTTGAATATAGTTCAACCTCCCGAACTGAAGATCCTGAACAGCGAATCGCAGTCACGTTCAAATTCTCTGCCACCAAGCTTACGGTCCTTACCTGCTGAACACGATGAGAGAGAAGAGCATCGAAATTCAGCACCAACTGCACTGGAACTACAGGAGAGTAAGTTGGCAAAGTATGACCACAGAAAGCGTATCTGCTCTACACCGGGTTGTCAAGGGTTACGGGATCCAGGTAACACGCATGACTTGTGTTATCAATGCAACGAGCTAGCTAATGAACGAAATACTCCAATGTGGAGTCCGTTAGATGAGAACCAACTGGAAGTCTCGAGTCCGTTAGAAGAGAATCAGCTAGAGGTCTCTTGCACGCCGGTGCAGTTGACGAAAGAACAAGAAAGGGAGCTTAATCCAATCAACCTGAGCTCTAAGGACAAGGTCAAGTGTTTGTACCCTGCCTGCAAAAATATGATCTACCCTCCTCGGAAACTTTGTTCAGAATGTACGGAAGACATTGAGAAGGCGAAGAGCATTAAAAGCAGAAATCTTAGCAGAAATCTGGCATTGCAAACTTCAG AAAATGGTGATATTCAGAGATGTAAGACCGCTGGATGTGCGTTCTATGCAGCCCCCCAGTTTGGAGGACTGTGCTCTTCATGCCATAAGGGAACCA CAAGCAGTAATCGAAAGCACATGACTGAAGTTCTGCAACAGACTCCAAAGGAAGTACCAAAGGCCCGCCCTTTCACAGAATCATTAAGCCGTGCACAAAGGTGTGTCCAGAAAGGATGCGAACGTTACGGCGATCCAAAGCAGGAAAACCGGTGCTCGCAACATTATCTGGAAGCGAAGGCACGATTTCCTCCGGATTTCACGCAAGAAAAACTTCAGGAGCTCCATAAAATACAGAAGGCAAGTGGAGCTGCTCAGCTGGGGTTGTCAGTTCATGCTGGTTACCAGGCAACCAGGCCACCTGTACATGCACAGACTACTGAAGGATATGCGGACGAATTCCAGAATGCATATGCAAGGGTGGAAAATAGTAGGAAGATTAATAAAAAGTGTGCAAATTTTACATTGACAGGGTGTGATAATTTTGGCAATCCAGCAAATGAAGGGTATTGTAATTCTTGTGCGAAGAATGGGAAACTTTTCATGCGATCTTAA